Proteins encoded in a region of the Mercenaria mercenaria strain notata chromosome 1, MADL_Memer_1, whole genome shotgun sequence genome:
- the LOC128557036 gene encoding zinc finger protein 37-like, which yields MQSATFTPPFPNYHNCLIRGLPINKPFRIHYDIKDRDSQIGSFVILPLQFTIQGSELLDLTGQTLSSTSKSPEESACQTKVLDTLKNYIKKQSVSNECGKVLTKGKAAALPKYSSDFTGQFNKNKPVSSQKESQANLRDNYNQDISWYDSKILPTEPTDRIQFVVLDPVSQKIGVKMISKPINLNDATSFSNSNPQEIHGTSDDTGTRRLSGDVEADRIQPEPVVSAKDDKAVGSFFVMVDKSSSISTNNTSKPSILFSDDDMEISNSDSEACDNSNITQKQHDDSLNIYPYVKIKTETDSSEYDNFTVLQKSDAENCIIKVELNENGMPLKTEDVDEVDVVNVEEQGEFGVYRLKDTCTYDQVYTGNKVYDMNSAFGISHITDQTNTLKHRYMKQRKSSKKLKDGCTINNLYVNNLYVRKKKPMSVDEDDAELKEMQKLKLVKLGADDGKTADDSCRRSSRLKSVGFRPDYLNVENKIDEFIAYVGGEIEFSDAEDEGKDVNAENISLGNEEVGKKIRTMKKPRKKKKECDDIDFDPEHEELSFRKKYKNKDKNKADRESGDLNDTSDSDNSCSDSKKADSSNINAKKAKEKKPKRERIQMKLEDHQDKFRIETLDSIARKDRGKSNLEKSVKVYVCTLCNKFKSASVEGIESHLENHMNGKLTCKECGFYASNSGQLFSHRTQMHKHLFNICPECGKELSRRHFKTHLGLAHNKPQYDCTYCLKDGQDVKKYLSLDHLHRHQKEAHKNMGYTCEKCEKLFFRKEFFEDHKKICIGRKETDSKFCERCGKKFSSCTSLRIHRNTVHLKIRTFQCPECQYSAPNRTSLRHHQLVHEGVHPFQCDQCSFTCVQAYQLKSHMRTHTGEKPYKCTQCKYAAAWNVQLKEHVKVHSMETAAMCHKCDIMFRNEKALNLHAKKEQCML from the exons ATGCAGAGTGCAACCTTCACACCTCCCTTTCCAAATTATCATAATTGTTTAATTCGAGGATTACCTATCAACAAACCATTTAGAATACATTATGACATTAAAGACAGAGATAGTCAAATTGGATCGTTCGTCATTTTACCACTTCAGTTCACCATCCAAGGAAGTGAGCTTTTAGATCTCACTGGACAGACTTTAAGCTCCACATCAAAATCACCTGAAGAAAGTGCCTGTCAAACCAAGGTGCTGGATACTTTAAAGAActatataaagaaacaaagtgTTTCAAATGAATGTGGAAAAGTTTTGACTAAAGGGAAGGCAGCAGCGTTACCAAAATACTCTAGTGACTTCACTGGTCAGTTTAATAAGAATAAACCTGTTAGTTCTCAGAAAGAATCCCAAGCAAACCTTAGAGATAACTATAATCAAGATATTAGTTGGTATGACTCCAAAATCTTACCAACAGAGCCTACTGACAGAATACAGTTTGTAGTGTTGGATCCAGTTAGTCAAAAGATTGGTGTTAAAATGATAAGTAAGCCTATAAATTTAAATGATGCAAcatcattttcaaattcaaatccTCAAGAAATTCATGGAACTTCTGATGATACAGGAACAAGGAGGCTTTCTGGTGATGTTGAAGCAGATAGAATTCAGCCTGAACCTGTTGTCAGTGCCAAAGATGACAAAGCTGTTGGATCATTTTTTGTAATGGTGGATAAAAGTAGCTCTATCTCAACAAATAATACTAGTAAACCAAGTATACTATTTAGTGATGATGATATGGAAATTAGTAACAGTGACAGCGAAGCCTGTGACAACTCAAACATTACACAAAAACAGCATGACGATTCATTGAATATATATccttatgtaaaaataaaaactgaaacagATAGTAGCGAGTATGATAACTTTACAGTCTTACAAAAGTCAGATGCAGAGAACTGTATTATCAAAGTTGAACTGAATGAGAATGGTATGCCTTTGAAAACAGAGGATGTGGATGAAGTGGATGTAGTGAATGTAGAGGAGCAGGGAGAGTTTGGTGTTTATAGACTTaaagatacatgtacatatgatcAAGTCTACACAGGAAATAAAGTTTATGACATGAACTCAGCCTTTGGTATATCTCACATAACAGATCAGACTAACACTCTTAAACACAGGTACATGAAACAAAGAAAATCGAGTAAGAAATTAAAAGATGGATGTACCATCAACAACTTATATGTCAACAATTTATATGTCAGAAAGAAAAAGCCAATGTCTGTTGATGAAGATGATGCAGAACTGAAGGAAATGCAGAAGCTGAAGCTAGTAAAGTTGGGAGCTGATGATGGCAAAACTGCAGATGATTCATGTAGAAGAAGTTCAAGACTTAAATCTGTAGGATTTCGACCAGAttatttaaatgttgaaaataaaatagatgAATTCATAGCTTATGTAGGAGGAGAAATCGAATTTTCAGATGCTGAAGATGAGGGAAAAGATGTAAATgcagaaaatatttctttaggTAATGAAGAGGTTGGTAAAAAAATCAGAACAATGAAAAAGCCACGGAAAAAGAAGAAAGAGTGTGATGACATAGACTTTGATCCTGAACATGAAGAGTTGAGTTTCAGgaagaaatacaaaaataaagacaaaaataaagCTGACAGAGAAAGTGGTGACCTAAATGATACTAGTGACAGTGACAACAGTTGTAGTGATAGTAAGAAAGCTGATTCCAGCAATATTAATGCAAAAAAGGCGAAAGAAAAGAAACCTAAACGGGAAAGGATACAAATGAAGCTAGAAGACCATCAAGACAAATTCAGAATTGAAACACTTGATTCAATTGCAAGAAAGGACAGGGGAAAATCAAATTTGGAAAAGTCAGTAAAGGTTTATGTTTGTACTTTATGTAATAAGTTTAAAAGTGCAAGTGTAGAAGGTATTGAAAGCCATTTGGAAAATCATATGAATGGGAAGTTAACTTGTAAGGAATGTGGCTTCTATGCAAGCAATTCAGGGCAACTTTTTTCGCATAGGACACAAATGCACAAGCATTTATTCAATATATGCCCAGAGTGTGGGAAGGAACTAAGTCGTAGACATTTTAAAACTCATTTAGGATTAGCTCATAATAAACCCCAGTATGACTGCACTTATTGTCTGAAAGATGGTCAAGATGTGAAGAAATATTTATCACTTGATCATTTACATAGACACCAAAAGGAAGCCCATAAAAACATGGGTTACACATGTGAGAAATGTGAGAAACTGTTCTTTCGAAAAGAGTTTTTTGAAGATCACAAGAAAATATGCATAGGTAGGAAGGAAACAGACAGTAAATTTTGTGAGAGATGTGGGAAGAAATTTTCAAGTTGTACAAGTCTAAGAATACATAGGAACACAGTTCACCTGAAAATAAGAACATTTCAGTGCCCAGAATGCCAGTATTCTGCTCCTAACAGAACAAGTTTAAGACATCACCAATTAGTTCATGAAG GAGTGCATCCATTCCAGTGTGACCAGTGTTCCTTTACTTGTGTTCAGGCTTATCAACTGAAATCACATATGCGTAcccatacaggagagaaaccatACAAATGTACACAATGTAAATATGCTGCAGCTTGGAATGTACAGCTCAAGGAACATGTCAAAGTTCACAGTATGGAGACGGCAGCTATGTGTCACAAATGTGATATTATGTTCAGAAATGAAAAAGCACTTAACCTTCATGCGAAGAAAGAACAGTGTATGTTATAG